In a genomic window of Amblyomma americanum isolate KBUSLIRL-KWMA chromosome 4, ASM5285725v1, whole genome shotgun sequence:
- the LOC144130431 gene encoding uncharacterized protein LOC144130431: MEGWPSGREAAVPLLAIAVLLASASCGASGISSSTGSGTKKTEIWQIDLLPGNGGGNGAGFGPVAPPPPPPPPPPPLGHHHVLHSLPANHRGGNGGGLHGAGLHTFSSGGGGSFEQPLPIHTIMHTPLQVEQGPRWPSSSSDCAMSSNEMAALAPFVTLVVGLAVALPMLIILFIAKMYLWTQLTGGANGPQTVTTSVGGGKEEVLARRLADALPAFQNAIGKYVFDGRSVGAPKNVTTKPM; this comes from the exons ATGGAAGGGTGGCCATCCGGGCGGGAGGCGGCCGTTCCCCTCCTGGCCATCGCAGTGCTCCTGGCGAGTGCGTCGTGCGGAGCGAGTGGAATATCGTCGTCCACCGGCTCGGGCACCAAGAAGACAGAGATCTGGCAGATCGACCTGCTGCCTGGCAACGGAGGCGGCAACGGCGCTGGCTTCGGGCCAGTTGCGCCACCGcccccgccgccaccgccaccaccaccactcggTCACCACCACGTCCTCCACTCTTTACCAGCGAACCACAGGGGTGGAAACGGTGGTGGACTCCACGGCGCAGGGCTGCATACGTTCTCGTCGGGTGGTGGCGGCTCCTTTGAACAGCCGCTGCCCATCCACACCATAATGCACACGCCGTTGCAAGTC GAGCAAGGGCCCCGCTGGCCATCGAGCTCTTCTGACTGCGCCATGTCCTCCAACGAGATGGCGGCCCTGGCACCGTTCGTCACTCTGGTCGTGGGGCTGGCGGTGGCACTGCCCATGCTCATCATCCTGTTCATCGCTAAGATGTACCTGTGGACGCAGCTGACGGGTGGCGCCAACGGCCCCCAGACGGTCACCACGAGCGTCGGAGGCGGCAAGGAGGAGGTGCTCGCACGGCGGCTGGCGGACGCACTGCCCGCGTTCCAGAACGCCATTGGCAAATACGTCTTCGACGGCCGGTCCGTCGGAGCCCCCAAGAACGTGACCACTAAACCCATGTAG